The region AGGGATACCTAGAACATCAGCTGTCATGCTTGTTTTCCTGGTAGCCTAAGTATAATTGGTCATGAGCTAAAGTACAAATGTTCAGCACTGTTACTTTGGAGGCCAGGAAGATGTTGGTGCCGGTAGCAGTTTGAGCATGTGTGCCGGCTGCCTCCTGTTGATGACCCCTGTCTATTAACTTTAGGGATATGTGGATTTTTGTTCCTTCTTGTGCAACCTGCCTGCTGCTGTCCTGGGTTTTAGGTATCACCAAGTCAGGAATAACTGAAATCCCTTTGTTCTGTTAAGATAGGACTGGGTGGAGAAACGAATTAAGGGTGTTTCCAAATATGGGAAGCGGCTTGGAGAGGGCAGGCCTTGAAGGTCACAAAATCTAGCTATCCCAAGCACAGGCCACAGTAGGTCAAGTAAAATGGATCTGGGGGTGAGGGAGCAGGGCGATAGCATAGCCAATAAATTGGTAGTAGAGCAAACCTTTAGGTTGGAGTTTAATCCGTTGAATCTACTACGTAAAGGGGAAGGCGAGAAACAACTTCATAAGGTTTATCTCTGACTTACACTCGCTCCGTGATGGGTATTCATAACACACGGAAAACAAACTGGGGCCGGCGGAAGGGGATGCTCTGAAACCACCCCTATAACGTTCTGCTGTGCCTTTCTTCCTCAACTTTTTTCTCTTAGACGTTGTGTTTAAAACGTATTTATACACCAACAAGACAACAACTAAAAACTTTAATGAGCTGTAACTCGGCTTCATTCAAATAAAAGGGGCTGGGTTGTTGAGTCTTAGTGGAAGCGGGACGCTGCGCTCGCTCCACTCACATCAGCTGCGGCAGGCCCGCCTCTTCTGACGTCCTCCCAGTGCACTTCCGATCCGGCCTACTCGCGGAAGCAACTACTTAGGCCACGCCCCTATTCTTGTAGTTTGTTCCCCAGCGCGCGTAGATCCTATGGACCCCACGTGTCAAGAGAGTCCTGCAGAGGACTCAAACAATGAAGAAGACCTTGACTCCACGAAGGCAGCACCCCGGATCCGTGATACCCCAGAAGACATCGTGCTGGAAGCGCCAGCCAGTGGCCTGGCGTTCCATCCGACTCGAGATCTGCTGGCAGCGGGGGACGTGGATGGGGACGTGTTCGTGTGAGTGGGGCGTAAGGCGGTGTGTGTTAAAGCTCTTCTTCTGGGAGGAGGTAGAAATAGGGAGTGTGGCAGGAAGACATTTTATGAAACTCAGGCGGGCCGAATCGTTCAGTAACATAAGGCAAGTGTGCTTGTGGAGGCTCAGATTGAGTCCAGCCATTTTTCCAcatccctctcttctttttttaaggtAGGGTGTCTTATTAAGCCTGGAGCTTCACGATCCTGGCTAGTCTTAGCTAGCTACTTGCCAGAGATCccatctctgccttctaagtgcttgGATTAGAgttggccaccatgcctgcctagctTTTTCATGGGTTTTGGGGATCCCCAAACCTGAGGCAAACACTttgtccactgaaccatctccccagccctccaccTCTATTTTGTTTCAACTTGTCAGCACTGTGACATTAGTCAGAATATACCGTAATTAACTATGTCTTTCTTTAGCATTAGTGGGCCCTGCCTAATTTTTACTCCTTCAACTTCTGGGACTGGACCTCTGCCAATAGTTATTTTCCTTTGATACAGATATCACTGTGGCCTAGAGTACTAAGGATTCTCTGGCTTCGGTCTTAGTACCCCCTCCTtccttggttttttgagataggatttctctttgtagccctgctgtcctagaacttgctctgtagactgggctgcTTACCACTgcctccctagcactgggattaaaggcatggaccacccCACTCATCTTGGTTTcagaattctgttttgttttttttttttttttttttcggagctggggaccgaacccagggccttgtgcttgctaggcaagcgctgtaccactgagctaaatccccaacccggtttcAGAATTCTTAAGACTATAGGCACCCATGGATGCACCCAGCTTGCTGTTAGTTCATTTGTTTCTGGGCCCCCACAGTGGTCCACACCCAATCTTCTTTGGGCTCAGGGTTTTGAGAACAGTGAAAAGGGTGGAGTCTGACGGTgtgtacctgtaatctcagcctcCAGAAGGATGAGACAAAAGGATTACAGGTCCCAGGCTAAActgggtggtgcacacctttaatcccagcaggtgaACCCAtcagtttgatgccagcctggtttacagaatgagtgagttccaggatagccagggctacatagagaaacctggtaccaaaaagctaaaaaaaaaaaaggataaataggctgggAGTGTGTGACTCGATTGCAAATTATTTACCTGGTATGTGTGAAGACGTGAGTTTAGTCTCCAGTACTACAAAGAAAATAGAATAGGCGTTCTCTGCTCTTGCAAGTGTCCTGTCTACGTGGGAAGGTTTGGTCTTTGTGCTCCATGCATCGGGTGTGGTGTGGGATCATTCACTCTCACTTCCTTTTCTCAGCTTTGCCTACTCTTGTCAGGAGGGAGAAACCAAGGAGCTGTGGTCCTCAGGACACCACCTCAAGTCCTGCCGAGCTGTTGTCTTCTCAGAGGATGGGCAGAGTAAGTACTCGGGAAGGCAACAACGTGTGGTAGAGGGTACAGGACAATGAGCAATCCCATAACCTGGGCCTTTCCCCCCTAGAACTTGTTACTGTCTCTAAGGACAAAGCAATCCATGTACTAGATGTGGAACAGGGACAATTGGAAAGACGGATTTCCAAGGCTCACAGGTAAGGAAAATCAGTTAGGTGTTTGTGGACCTAGGGTTGAGGGCTCACCTTAGTAGTAGAGAGGTCTCTACCACACAACGCATCCCTGTTTCTGTGTTTCCAGTGCCCCCATTAACAGTCTGCTGCTCGTGGATGAGAATGTTCTGGTTACTGGGGATGACACTGGTGGCATCCGGCTATGGGACCAGCGTAAAGAGGGCCCTTTGATGGATATGCGGCAGCATGAGGAGTATATTGCTGACATGGCTCTAGACCCAGCCAAAAAGCTGCTGCTGACAGCCAGGTAAACTTGAAAGCTCCCCCCCTGCTCGCTTCTTCCCACTGCAGCAGGCGAACAGGTGCCTGTGCCCACCTTTTATTACAGCCTCCCTAGACTGGAGCATCCCCTTTCATCTGCTTTACTTTACAGCGGAGATGGCTGCCTTGGTGTCTTCAACATCAAGAGACGCCGGTTTGAGTTACTCTCAGAGCCTCAGTCAGGAGATCTAACCTCCGTCGCCCTCATGAAAGTACAGCTGGGTATGAGGGGATGGGGTACACATACCAGGGAGTTTATTGTGAAATGGTTCCAAAAACACGGTTTGCCCTGTTAACCTGCAGTACGGGAAGAAGGTGGCCTGTGGGTCTAGCGAAGGTACCATCTACCTCTTCAATTGGAACGGTTTCGGGGCCACAAGTGATCGCTTTGCCCTGAGAGCGGAGTCCATCGACTGCATGGTTCCAGTCACTGAGAATCTGCTGTGCACTGGCTCTACTGACGGAATCATCAGGTAAGGGAAGCTGGAAGCAGCCCTCAAACACGGGGATGATAACCCAAGCTAGCCAGTTCCTGACACTCTGCTCTGCTCAGGGCTGTGAACATCCTGCCCAACCGAGTGGTAGGCACCGTGGGCCAGCATGCCGGGGAGCCTGTGGAGGAGCTAGCCCTATCCCACTGTGGCCACTTTCTGGCCAGTAGTGGCCATGACCAGCGCCTCAAATTTTGGGACATGACTCAGCTTCGAACTGTGGTTGTGGATGACTATCGTCGACGCAAGAAAAAAGGAGGGCCGCTTCGTGCCCTGAGCAGTAAAGCTTGGAGCACGGACGATTTCTTTGCAGGGTTgagagaagatgaggaggaggccAAGGCTCCAGAGGAGGTGTCGGGGGAGAGCGATGATGACAGTGACTGAGGGACAAGGAGCTGTTTTCTGGGACAGATTCCCTAACGGAATCTGTTGATGTTGTAGACTGATCCTGCTACCTTGAACAGGATAAGcttagctctaccactgagctacaccccactCCCCAGACAGGAGATCTCTATTCTACTGAATCATGTAAGACACACACGAACTCAGGGCCCCGAAGTAGGAGAGTATTTGTTCTGCCTATTGTAAAACAATCTCTACTACCACTATAGCAAGACAACACAGAAACATGTATACCAACCAgggttttaatataaataaaaccgGTATAGGAAAACAAGAACCATATAAGCCCAAACCAGTGACCAGTGGTGGGAGGAAGGGCTCTTTGGTTCAGCCAGTTCTCCAAATAAAACACAGATTCATAGTaagcccttgtgtgtgtgtggcgggttATTTGTCAAGCAGGGAACTGACTAAGGATAATAGGTCAGAGGTCTAATCAGACCCTGGGCTCAGTGGGGGAGGGCAAGGTTCCTCACAACTAAAGTAGCACTTAGGTGTGACAGGGTCCTGTCCCAGCAGGGAAAGCTGTCACCAGACCTTCTCCTTGGGATAAGTAGTGGCTGCCCAGGCCTGCTGGGCTGGGGGTTGGCACAGGCTCTGCTTACCCATTAGGGTGCCTGTAGGAAGAAGGGGTCACTGCTTCACCACAGAACCCGCTTCAGCCCTAGGAGACCATAAGCTGGTCCTAGATTCACTCAGTGTTTCCAGCAGCTGTGCAGATACAGCATCCTTGGCCACCTCATGCCCATCCTGCCAATCAGAGGTCAGCACAACCCAAATGAGGCCACTGAAAGGCACTGGATGCCCAGGGATCACAACTTGGTACCAGAAGCGATGCCAGCCGGCAGGCCCCGTTCCTAAACACTTGGTAAGGAACACTGGGCAGCCTAGCTTCATCCGTTGACACAGCTGTTGCAGAGCGGCCCGAGCCCCTTGGGACCCCAGCTTGTCCCTGGTCTGGGCTAGTTGGCTGACATCTGGCCTTAGAAACCGCAGTGAGGGACCCGCAAGCTGTTGGCGGAAGTGCTGCTTCAGGTCTGGCTTGAGCCACTCCACAGCCACCTGCTCTCCACAGAGGCGTGACTGCCCTGCAAGAAAAAGGCGAGAGACAAGGGCAGAGCTAAACACTGGGACTTGGAGCCAAGCACTTAAGACCAGACTTTGAAGTGACTTGCCACAGGCTCTGTTGAATGCCTCTCCACTTCTTGGTGGTGTGACAACTTCCCTAGGCTTCATTTAATTTGTAAAGAAGCTGTAACAATACCTTCTAACAGTCCCTGGGGGAATACAGAGCCGCCTGGCTCCATTTGCTTAATAATCATCACAATAGCTACCTTTCTGGTCAATGAAAACTGAAACTAAGATTTAGTAAGATTTCATCCTCCACTGAATTAGAAGTGGTGTTGGCTGCACTGGCACTTCTGGAAGTCACCTTTTAATCCTTAGagaggcaaaggtaggcagatcacTGAGTTTGACACCAGCCTAAGTCTACAAAGGGAGGCCAGGACAGATAGAgctattacaaagagaaaccctgtcttgggagaaacaaaaccccaaaacaatagGATACATCAAAAGGGAGGAACTTAAGTAGCTTAAATATAGGTAAGTAGTGGCTGTAGTACTATTATATAGCGGCAGTTCAGGAATTCATGTCTGAGTAAAGATTTGGGGATATATTAAGTAGCCAGCCACCCTCCCGCAGCTTCTACCCCTACCTTCTACCAGAGCCTTTTTGGCCATGGCAGCAGCTCGGTGAGTGCTAAACTTGAGCAGTGCAATTTGAGAGGGCGCAGACCCAGGGCTCGGTAGCAGCAATGTCTCCTGCAGGCAGGGACCGAGCGGTTGCAGGGCAAGCAGTAACGCACGTCGGTTCAAGCTAAGAGGGAGCCCGTCCACCGTCAGCTCGCACTTCTCGGTACTTCGGCATACCAGGAGCTGGCAAGAAGGCCGCAGCTGGTGGTTGTGCAGCGTAGCAATGGCGGCCTGGGCACCGCGCCGTGAGCTGTAGCGCGCATAGGCAAAGCCGCGGTTCAGGCCACTAAAGGTCATCATTAGGCGGAACTCATAGAGGCGTCCCACGCGCTGGAAGAGTGGGATCAACTGGTGCTCGTACACATCCTGCGGTAGTCGTCCGATAAATACCTCGGACCCTGACGGTGGCGGGCTGCCCACCCAGCCTAGAGGGAGAGGATATTGTTGGTTTCTGTCATCCACAAAGATGTTTTTAAGCTCCAGGATAAAGCTGGGGTGTTGAGGGGCAAGAAGGGCAACCATTTGGAGAAACTGATATCTTTCTGGCTCCCGGGATCATTACCATAATCGGGCAACTAGACTGTGAAAACAACTAGGCTGGCACTGAATAGGCGTACCATCCTTGACGTGAAGAGTTTAAGGGAAGCCAGACAAATACCCACATCTAGTATAGAGTATGTCAGGTTATTTGGGTTTTCTAACTTTGGAGCTTTTCCATAGAGTGGCCAAGACTGGCGTAGTACCACAGGGGCTGGGGCTACTGTACCTGGGGGTGGCCCGCCATACTTCCTTTGCCCGTTGACCTGCACCAGGCGAATGCCAGTCTCCCTTACCCACGCCTCCAGGGCTGCCTTGTTCTCTGGATTCACCCTCTCACACCATTGCTGGGGGAAAGAGGTAGGTTGGAATGGCGTATCATTGGCCCTGTCCCACCTCGTTAGAGGTGTTGGGGGTCACTGTAACTACCCCCTCTGCATGTAGGGTCCAAGGATCACTTAGGTCTTCATTTCCTTACCTCACACTCCCGTTTGGACTGCATAGTTTCCCAAAAGTCTTGCAGTTTCCTCTTTAGAACTTCCTTGGGTTTCTGCCTCTGGAAGATTCCCTATCCTCCACGCCCCCTCCAGTTCTCATTGGCTCTGGGCACGACCCCGCCCCTCAAGGAGGCATCCTTGCACGCTGCGCACGCTCTTGGAAATCTCGAACCCCCTCTAAAGACCGTGGGTGGGAGGAGCTCCATCGCCTAAAGcgggtggggtggagggagctCTGGGGCAGGGTGGACACAGGAACCTCAGAACGTTCTGTCTATAGCAAGGCGCAGTGAGTTTGCGATGGTTTCCTCCTTTTTACACTAGTGGTTTGAAGGTTCAGAACCGGAGGAAGGTAGCGCTAGGCATCATGGACACAGACAGGTGTTAGCGGCAGAGACGTTTATTGGAATTTTTGGCCGGAGGTTGTTCATCTGAGGTGTGGCTTTTCAATGAAGCCATCTCAAGTCCAAACAGGAGTTTAGGAGGCAGAGACTTGATTAATCCACTATACTGCTTGACCCCATCCCCCACACAAGGAAAGTGTAGTGCCTAGCCATTTCTTGCCAGTGATTACGGATAATAacgtaataataataataatgataaaaaacaaaaacaaaaaaccccaacccCCCACAAAGCCTCTGTTCTGACCACCCTTCAGTCTTCTGCTGGATCAGAAACGTCCAAACTGTTTAAGTACATATGCAGTTTTGTTTTAGCTCAGTTAAGGCCAATCCTGTTTCTTCCACTAGTTTGCTCAGTTCATCACATGGAGAGGGGCTGACTTGTTCTTCTTCTGATCTCCTCCACAAGGTCTTCTCTTCGGACATCCACCTGGCCACAGTAGAGGAAGAAGGTATGAACATCTCCCACTCAGCTGTTCCCTGAGGGCTGGCCTACTTCTAGTTACCAGGTTTGGCTCACTGGGACATGTACCCAGCTAGGACCCCAGAGATCTTAGATGCCACGATTATAAGCCTAAGCCTCAGGTCTCAAACAGGCCCTCCTGCCCTTTAGCCTTCTTGCCTGCCTCCTTACCTCTTCTCTGCTCGTCACTGAACGGAGCTTGATGACACCATCCTTAAGCTCCTGCTCACCAATGATGGCCACCAGTGGGATGCCTGCTTCCTCACAGTACTGCAACTGGTTCAGTAACTTTGGGTTCTTCTTGTACAGCAGCTCAGCCTGCAAATgaccaaggaagaaaacaaaggctTCTGTTGTTCTCACAGACAAActctggggggtggggcagggatgCAGCAGGCACCTTCTTTTTTTAAGTACTTTTGCTTTCATTTCAATAAATTACTAAATCCTGTTCATAATTCTTTAAGATGCACTATAAAGTAGAATCTCAATAACATATGATGTTGGTATTGATAAGAATAAAAAGGCTATTAATAGCGTATAAGAATTGGGAGAATATAATTGACAAAGCCCCCTCAATCAAGCAGTCCTTCTTAggctgtatctgtctgtctgtctgtctgtctatctttctttctttccttctttcttcttttcttttttgttttctctttcctgacCACAgtatccccttcctcctctcctccctatGCCCTACCTCTCCCCTCCACTCCTCCTGTGTTTCTTTTCAGAAGAGGAGACCTCTGTGGATATCAAAcagccctggcatatcaagtcacagcaagactaggcacctcctcaATATTAAGGCTCCATAAAGCAACCCactaggaggaaagggtcccaaaggcaggcaaccggagtcagagacagaccctgctCTTGATGTCTGGAAtctcacaagaagaccaagctacacactATAATGTATGAGGCACCTTCTTTGCTCCATTCGAAGAAGCAATGGGAAGATGGCACTATGTAAACTTGTATAGTTGTGTCTAGTACTCCCAAGTCTGTAGCCAGCTTAGGGATGGCCCCCTGTACCTTGATCCCAGCATCCCATAACTCTGAGATAagcttcagtctctcctccagcaGCTTCTTCTGTGCAGATGCCACAAGCACCTGCGTCTCTGTGGTCCGCACCTTTTCCTCTGAAGCCTAGGGAGAGGCAGGTAAGAGTCAGAGCTGGACTATGCTATCAAGGAACAAACAGGAAGGCTGTAGTTGGGATCCTGAGAGACTAAGTCAAACTCAGTGAGCTTAACTAGGGAAGGATGGCAGCCATCTGACCTACCAGTTGGACATGGAACAGATCTTAGAAGGTATAAGAAATGAACAGACTTGAATGGCTTCCCAGAATAAAGGTGGAGGGAAAGCTTGATGTGATGTAGTATACATCTATAATTGCTGTActtgggaggaggagacagaaacatCAGGCAGCTAAGACTAGCCTTGAATACGTGAGTTTGAGCTTAgtatatctcaaaaacaaaacaaaacaaccatacaacaaaacagaacaaaaacccaagaaaataaataacgggcctggagagatgactcagaggttaagagcactgactgctcttccagaggtcctgagttcaattcccagcaaccacatggtggctcacagccatctgtaatgagatctgatgccctattctggtgtatctgaagacagctacagtgtatttatatataataaataaataaaccttaaaaaaaaaaaaaagagcactgactgcctccCACTTGGCagcttacaatcatctgtaattctGGTTTACGGggctctgatgccttcttctggcctctgtggggacCAGGCGTAGATGCACATGTAGGCattacactcatatacataaggtaaaaacaacaaaaacagaacaaaacaccaaaatgcaacaataacaaaaggtaTTACTATTCCAGGTAGCAGCACAGTAAAGTTAAAACTCCTTTCTCCCCAGGAGGTCACAAGCCACCACTGGTATCTAGTCTTCATTTCCTACTCCCCCATCTGTGAGACTAGGTATGTGTGGATGCAGGAACAAAGAACATGTCTATTGCTCCTTGACTCTTTCTGAAAAACTGTTTTCAAAGCCACAATGTAAGATGCCTGCAGGAAAAATGATGTCCGGTGAGAACCCTGGGTAGGGTCATCTTAGAGAAAACAAGGCAGGAATGGCGGAGAGCTAGAGCAGCAGCAGAGGGGTCCTGTGGATTGTGGGGAGCTTCCTTGGTGTTAATCCAGGTTCTCTGGAGTCAGAGCAGCCATCTGAGTAAGCCCAGGGCCTCAGGCATGTTTTCCACTGAGAGGATGAATACTGTTTCTTCCACTATTCTCCAGTGGGGAAAGAACCAAGATTCACAAAACTATCCTAGAAGCCAGGCCTGATGGCTCAGCCTAGTCCAGCTATTCAGAAGCTGAGCCAGGAGGATTTAAGACCTACTTGGgctgagttcaaagtcaccctggGCAACTTAgttagaccctgtcttaaactAAGTGAAAAAGTACACAGTGataagagtgcttgcctggcatgcacaatgCTCAGGCTCAGTTTCCAGGATCATGAAACATATctatccagacacacacacaatactggTCTATAAAGGAGCAAGTCTGAAGGCTATTAATCTTCTTTTCTGCATTTCTCAGAGATGCCTCCTATCTAAAGCAGAGCCTGTCCCTAGGAGATCACGGGAATGGTGGGTACCGTCACCTGCCCTAGGACTTACCTCTAATTTTTGCTCTACAATGGAGAAGATCCGTTCCACTCCAATACTGAGCCCAACACATGGCACCTTGCGCCCTTTGGGGTCAAACATGCCTACTAGTCCATCGTAGCGCCCTCCAGCAGCTATGCTGCCCACACCCAAGGGCTCTTCCCCAGCTTGGGTTGGCATTTGTAGCAGCACTGCCTCATAGATGACCCCAGTGTAGTAGTCCAGCCCTCGAGCAAGGCTCAAGTCAAAGGAGATCTGTGGAGGCAAGGTAATGTCAGTAGCAGACAGGATCAAGGGACtccaagtccaaggtcagctgAGGCTCCTATCTCCAACTTCATTTACCTTGTCATCAATGCCAAATAGGGTTAGATACTCAAAGAGCAGCTTTAGGTCTCCCAAGCCCTCTACAGCCTGTTTGTTTTGGGAGAGTTTAGGATCCTGGAGTAACTGTTCCACCAGAGACACCCCACCTGAGGAAACAAATTTGTAGGCTAGatggacaagaaaaagaaaaccaaaaaccccacTAGGTCTACCTTTTGTCAGGACTGCAGTTACATGTACAATGAACaattcctctacacacacacacacacacacacacacacacacacacacacacacacaccacaccacacacacacacacacacacacacacacacacagggaccgAGGGCAGTGACATGGCTGCTGGGTTCTTTTCTCACCATGCTGCTGGACATAGTCCCCGATGCGATCAGCCACTTCAGGTGCGAGGCCCTTCTCTCCCACCATCTCATTCTTCACTTCCTCCCAGGAAACCTGGACAGGCAACAACAGTCAGAGGCCAATAACACATCTTCCCTACTACAGAACAAATATGGACCCTTCTCAAGGAGCACTCTGAGAGGTGTCCTTCACCCTACATGCTGGGGCCAGTCCATAGGCATAGAGGAAGCTACTCTTCTCATAAAATTTCATTGCTCAAAACAGGGTAGGGTCTAGGAAGAGTCAGGTTTGGGTTGTTACCTTGTCTAGCTTGTCCACGGAGGAGCAGATGGTACGGAACTTGCTATCAGGGACACCACAGACAGCAAACATCCCGTCTAGGATGCGCCTATCATTTACCTGAGAGGAGCAAGGTACAGGGAAGAAGGAATCTGTTTATTTGGCATCATTCCCGATAGTCTCTATCACATGGGCTACTGATCTGTGAGAGGCCAGGCCCCACCTTGCCCTCCCAGTCCTATCCAGCTCTGACCTTGACCTGGAAGTTGCCAATCTGAAGTGAACTCAGGATCTCACACATAATCTTTAGGCACTCTGCATCAGGAATCATGGGGTCGAACTGTCCAGCAATGTCAAAATCctgcagggagagaggaaggtgggTGGCATGTGATGGACTCCTGAAACCTCTACTCTGTTGGCATCCAACACAggacttcctttttgttttctgtctcctcATCAGCGCTCGGGCTCTCACTGGTCCTGCGATCCTGGGCAGACAACAATTATGGAACTATTGTTCTTCCTccaattcatctttttttttttttctttttttcagagctggggaccgaacccagggccttagcaagcctagcaagcgctctaccattgagctaaatcctcaaccccctccAATTCATCTTCTTTAAATTCTCCTACTGTTGTGGGGAAATTTCCCAGCCTTCGTCAGTGTATCTCTGTCACTGtgcctgtctgtttgtctgtctctctgtgtggcaATTGTGGGGATTAAACCTAGCGCTTCGAGCACCGAGGAGATCACTTTACCATTGAGCTACTGCCCAAGCCCTTCCTACCTTCATCTGAGAACAACACATTGAACTTCCTCATTTTCTGGTGTGATCACAATACTGTGGGCAATAAAGAAACAGGAGCCACAGGCAGAACTCAACGACAGAGTAATTGCCTGGTGTCCTAATGTACAAAGCCCTGCATCCAATCCCCAGCACTAAAAAAACAATTCTTTTCcttcaaacaaaacaacccactTCCTCTGAGAAACCCCTACCAAACCAGGTAAGCTCGTCCTTGATTGTTTGTCTTACTCTTCATGTTCACCAAGCCATTAAGAGGTctacatgcaaacaccagggaAATCTGAGAGCATTTTTGAGACCATCTGGTTTGTTCAGGACGCCACAAAACACAGTACTTGAGAGAGGGCCCGAGTCACACATCCCGCTCCATGGTTTTCTAACACTCACACACTGATAGAATTCACGGTAACGGCCTCGGGTCATAGCTGGGTTGTCCCGGCGATACACCTTTGCTATGTGGTAGCGTTTAATGTTGGTCAGTTTATTCATTGCTAGATACCGAGCAAAAGGGACCTAATAACACAGTGTTAAGGAAAAAGGGCCTCCTGTGGCTGTTGGAAGTTATCGTCACCCACAGAAGCTATTCCCTGTGGGTATAGATAAAACCACTACCTATAAGAGAAATAGCACTTCTGTCTGTCAGGAAGGATTAACTGTATAGTCATAAAAGGTAGCTGAAGTAGGAAAGAAGATTAAGGAATCCTCTTGGACTGTCCCCCTGGACTGTGCGGACTAGAGGAGACAAGGAACTTGGAGATGAGACACAGCAAGAAAAGGGCCCATGTGGAATCCCTAATCAGATGACTGATAGTTTGAATGAGACTGCaaggcccccataggcttgtgcATTTGCATGCTTAGTCTCCGGTTGATGAACTATGGAAGGATTAGgtagtgtggctttgttgaaggtgtgtcactgggagtaggctttttttttttctttttaaagatttatttattatatataagtacactgttgctgtcttcagatacaccagaagagggcatcagaccccattgcagatggttgtgagccaccatgtggttgctgggatttgaactcaggacctctggaagagcagtcagtgctcttaaccactgagccatctctccagcccgggagtaggctttgaagtttcaaaagcccaccactggcccagtgtctgtctgtctgtctgtctgtccgtgtcTCTGCTGCTTgtgaatcaggatgtaaagctctcaactacttctccagcatTATGCCTTCCTttgtgctgccatgttccccggCATGGTGATAATAGGCTAATCCTACAAACTATAAGCAAGCcatcaattaaatgctttcttttctaagagttgccttggtcctggtctctatacagcaatagaacactaactGAGAcacttgaagataaaggaaatAGTAATCAATCACAGAAAAGTCTGTCCACTTTTGTTATTGAGACGGGAGAATGTTGTAAAATTGGGAACAGGGTCCTGACAGAAagctgggtttttggttttttttgtggggagtggggagacaggttttttctatgtagccttggctgtcccggaact is a window of Rattus norvegicus strain BN/NHsdMcwi chromosome 18, GRCr8, whole genome shotgun sequence DNA encoding:
- the Wdr55 gene encoding WD repeat-containing protein 55, with the translated sequence MDPTCQESPAEDSNNEEDLDSTKAAPRIRDTPEDIVLEAPASGLAFHPTRDLLAAGDVDGDVFVFAYSCQEGETKELWSSGHHLKSCRAVVFSEDGQKLVTVSKDKAIHVLDVEQGQLERRISKAHSAPINSLLLVDENVLVTGDDTGGIRLWDQRKEGPLMDMRQHEEYIADMALDPAKKLLLTASGDGCLGVFNIKRRRFELLSEPQSGDLTSVALMKYGKKVACGSSEGTIYLFNWNGFGATSDRFALRAESIDCMVPVTENLLCTGSTDGIIRAVNILPNRVVGTVGQHAGEPVEELALSHCGHFLASSGHDQRLKFWDMTQLRTVVVDDYRRRKKKGGPLRALSSKAWSTDDFFAGLREDEEEAKAPEEVSGESDDDSD
- the Dnd1 gene encoding dead end protein homolog 1, whose amino-acid sequence is MQSKRECEQWCERVNPENKAALEAWVRETGIRLVQVNGQRKYGGPPPGWVGSPPPSGSEVFIGRLPQDVYEHQLIPLFQRVGRLYEFRLMMTFSGLNRGFAYARYSSRRGAQAAIATLHNHQLRPSCQLLVCRSTEKCELTVDGLPLSLNRRALLLALQPLGPCLQETLLLPSPGSAPSQIALLKFSTHRAAAMAKKALVEGQSRLCGEQVAVEWLKPDLKQHFRQQLAGPSLRFLRPDVSQLAQTRDKLGSQGARAALQQLCQRMKLGCPVFLTKCLGTGPAGWHRFWYQVVIPGHPVPFSGLIWVVLTSDWQDGHEVAKDAVSAQLLETLSESRTSLWSPRAEAGSVVKQ
- the Hars1 gene encoding histidine--tRNA ligase, cytoplasmic — protein: MADRAALEELVRLQGAHVRGLKEQKASAEQIEEEVTKLLKLKAQLGHDEGKQKFVLKTPKGTRDYSPRQMAVREKVFDVIIRCFKRHGAEVIDTPVFELKETLTGKYGEDSKLIYDLKDQGGELLSLRYDLTVPFARYLAMNKLTNIKRYHIAKVYRRDNPAMTRGRYREFYQCDFDIAGQFDPMIPDAECLKIMCEILSSLQIGNFQVKVNDRRILDGMFAVCGVPDSKFRTICSSVDKLDKVSWEEVKNEMVGEKGLAPEVADRIGDYVQQHGGVSLVEQLLQDPKLSQNKQAVEGLGDLKLLFEYLTLFGIDDKISFDLSLARGLDYYTGVIYEAVLLQMPTQAGEEPLGVGSIAAGGRYDGLVGMFDPKGRKVPCVGLSIGVERIFSIVEQKLEASEEKVRTTETQVLVASAQKKLLEERLKLISELWDAGIKAELLYKKNPKLLNQLQYCEEAGIPLVAIIGEQELKDGVIKLRSVTSREEVDVRREDLVEEIRRRTSQPLSM